CGGCATCCTGACGGTAGAGAATGATGAACAGGCCTGGGCCCGCGTCAAGCGGACGGACAAGGACAAGGGTGGCTTTGCCGCTCGCGCCGCCCTGACGATGATTGCCTTGAAGCAGAAATTTGGTGGCTGAACCGATGACGACCGAAAATAACAAACCGCCGGTCAAGACCGCCAACCAGCGCGGTGCCGCGAGGCTTGCCGCCGTGCAGGCCCTCTATCAGATGGATATCGGCGGCACTGGCGTTCTCGAAGTCGTTGCTGAATACGAGACCCATCGTCTCGGTCAGGAAATCGACGGCGAAACCTATCTGAAGGCCGATGCCTCCTGGTTCCGCTCCATCGTGGCCGGTGTGGTCCGCGACCAGACCAAGATCGATCCGCTGATCCGTCAGGCCTTGCAGGACGATTGGTCGCTGGCCCGGGTGGACAGCACGGTGCGGGCCATTCTACGCGCTGGCACGTTCGAATTGCTGGAGCGCAAGGACGTACCCATTGCGGTGATCGTCACGGAATATGTCGAGATTGCCCACGCCTTTTTCCAGGAAGACGAGCCCAAGCTGGTCAATGCGGTGCTGGACCGGATTGCCAAGCAGGTCAGGGTTCCCGCAGTCAAGTAACAGCCCTTCGGGGGAGGGGCAGGGACATGGCAGTGGAAAGCAGCACTGGCCTTGAGCATCAGTTGCGAGGTGCCAAGCGCACCGTTGCTATTCTGACCGCCGCCCAGGCGGTTCTGGGCTCTGTTGCCCCGCTGTCCTTTTCCCTGGGCGGGCTTGCCGGTTACCAAATGCTCGGTGCCGATAAATCGCTGGCGACAGCGCCACTCACCGGCTTCAACATTGGCGTGGCCCTTGGCGCTGTGGCCATTGCCATTGCGTCGCGCCTGTTTGGCCGCAAGGCCGCATTCATCATTGGGGCAGGCTCGGCGGCGATTGGCGGATTGGTCGCCACGCTCGCGCTGTTCAGGATCGATTTCTGGCTGTTTGCCTTCGGCCTGCTGCTGATTGGACTTTCCAGCGGCTTTACCCAGAAGATCCGTTTTGCCGCCGCCGATAGTTCGCCCAGCTATTTCAAGGGCGAGGCCATTTCCTGGATTCTGGCCGGTGGCATTGTTTCGGCGATCCTTGGTCCACAATTGGCAATCTGGCTGAAAGATCTGTTCGAGCCGGTGTTGTTTGCCGGTGCCTTCCTGGCGTTGGCACCGCTGATGCTGCTGGCGATCGGAATTCTCAGCTTCGTTCATCTGGTACAGCCGCTCGGCCACCACGATGACAGCGCCAAGCCCGCACGTCCGCTGCGCGAGATCGTACTGACGCAACGGTTCATCACCGGGATGATTTGCGGCATCTGTACCTATGCGCTGATGACCTTCATGATGACCGGCGCGCCGCTCGCCATGGTGATCGGCTGCGGCTTTACCTCCGATCAGGCAACACTCGGCATTCAATGGCATGTCATCGCCATGTTTGCGCCAAGCTTTTTCACCGGACGGCTGATCCGCAGGTTCGGAGCTGAAAAGATCGTTGCCGCCGGTCTGCTGATCCTGATGGGCTGCGCCGTCGTCGCGCATATGGGCGTCGAGCTGTGGAATTTCTGGGGCGCGCTGGTGTTGCTCGGCATTGGCTGGAATTTCGGTTTCATCGGCGCGACAGCCATTGTTGCCTCCTCCTATCGGCCGCAGGAAGCCGATAAGGTCCAGGGTTTCCACGACATCATACTTTTCAGTACGGTTGCCCTCTCGTCGTTTTCTTCCGGCAAGGTGTTTACCGCCTATGGCTGGTCGGTGATGAACCTGGTGATCTGGCCAGTCACCGTGCTTTGCCTCGTGCTGATTGCGCTGCAATTGCTTGCCGAGCATCGCGCCAAAGCCTGACGGCTCCTGATACCCTCAAACAGGCCCTTCACGGCGGAACATTTCCCGACGGTTGTTGATTGCGTTCAAGCATGGCAGGGCGCTTTGAAATCCGGTTGCATACTCTTGAC
The Allorhizobium ampelinum S4 genome window above contains:
- the nusB gene encoding transcription antitermination factor NusB produces the protein MTTENNKPPVKTANQRGAARLAAVQALYQMDIGGTGVLEVVAEYETHRLGQEIDGETYLKADASWFRSIVAGVVRDQTKIDPLIRQALQDDWSLARVDSTVRAILRAGTFELLERKDVPIAVIVTEYVEIAHAFFQEDEPKLVNAVLDRIAKQVRVPAVK
- a CDS encoding MFS transporter is translated as MAVESSTGLEHQLRGAKRTVAILTAAQAVLGSVAPLSFSLGGLAGYQMLGADKSLATAPLTGFNIGVALGAVAIAIASRLFGRKAAFIIGAGSAAIGGLVATLALFRIDFWLFAFGLLLIGLSSGFTQKIRFAAADSSPSYFKGEAISWILAGGIVSAILGPQLAIWLKDLFEPVLFAGAFLALAPLMLLAIGILSFVHLVQPLGHHDDSAKPARPLREIVLTQRFITGMICGICTYALMTFMMTGAPLAMVIGCGFTSDQATLGIQWHVIAMFAPSFFTGRLIRRFGAEKIVAAGLLILMGCAVVAHMGVELWNFWGALVLLGIGWNFGFIGATAIVASSYRPQEADKVQGFHDIILFSTVALSSFSSGKVFTAYGWSVMNLVIWPVTVLCLVLIALQLLAEHRAKA